The DNA sequence AGAAGTAATAGCCGAAATGACCGAAGGCACACATTACGAAGCCGAAGTCAAACCTTTCTATTACGGCAATGAGTTCTATGTCATCGTCAAGGAAATCTTCAAAGACGTTCGTTTGGTCGGAGCTCCTCCTTCCTCTATCGGAAAATTTGGTGGAGAAACCGACAACTGGGTTTGGCCTCGCCACAATGCAGACTTCTCCCTGTTCCGGGTTTACACAGGTCCAGATGGCATGCCTGCTGAATACGCTCCGGAAAACATTCCTTTGAAGCCCCGCCATTTCCTCCCAATCTCCATGGAAGGAATTCAGGAGAATGACTTCACCATGGTGTTTGGATTTCCTGCCAGAACCCAAGAGTACCTTCCTTCCTACGCTGTAGATCAGATTGTCAATCTTGAACACCCAACTCGCATCAAGCTTCGCGAACTTCGCTTGGATGTTTTCAACCGAGAAATGCGTGCAAGCGATGAAATTCGCATCCGCTATGCCAGCAAGGAATCCGGCGTTTCCAATGGCTACAAAAAATGGAAAGGCGCTATCCGTGGGCTGAAACGCGATCAGGCATTGTTGAAAAAAGAGAACCTGGAAGCAGAATTCATCACCCGAGTTGCCGGCAATCCTGAGTGGCAAGCCAAATACGGCTCTTTGCTGGGCGATTTCGAAAAGGCCTACGGAGAAATCAGAGATCTGGAAAAGCAGTTGATCTACTTCCAAGAGGCGGGTTATTCTCTCGAAACCGTTCCCTTCACAGCAAGAGCGGCACGTGTCGCCAACGCTTGGACAGACGACATGTCAGATGAAGACAAAGCTGCTGCGATCGAGGAGCTACGTAAGCAAGGCAAGCGCTTTTTCTCGACCTACTATGATGTGATCGACCGCGAGGTGACCGAGGTATTGCTCCGGACCTACGCTGAGGACATCCCAGAGGAGCAATGGCCAGAGGTACTCTCCTTCATCAAGTCTGACATGGGCGGAGACTTCAACGCGTATGCGACTTACCTCTTCGAGAATTCCGCATTCGTAGACTCCAATCGCTACTATGCGATGCTGGACAATTTCACTCCAGAACTTGTTACCAATGACCCTGCCTACGCATTGATGGGCTCCATGTACAACAAGTACTTCCAGCTTCAGCCTGCTTACTCCACCATGGACGATCAAATCTCCAAAAAGCAGCGTCTCTATATGGAAGCGCTTCGCGAGGTATTCCCTGAGAAAACCTTCTTCCCAGATGCCAATTTCACCTTGCGAGTAGCCTATGGACGTGCCGAAGGAATGACTGCCAGAGATGGAGTCACCTACCGATTCTACACAACGCTTGATGGCGTCATGGAAAAATACAAGCCCGGTGACTACGAATTCGACCTGCCCCAAAAGCTGATCGACCTCCACGAAGCCCGGGATTATGGACCCTACGCCCAAGATGGTGAGTTGCGGGTGGCATTCATTGCCTCCAACCACACTTCTGGTGGCAACTCCGGAAGCCCTGTCATCAATGGCTCCGGCGAATTGGTTGGCCTTAACTTTGACCGTAACTGGGAAGGCACGATGAGTGATATCAATTACGATGTCAATCAATGCCGCAACATCAGCGTGGACGCCCGCTACATCTTGTTCATCATCGACAAGTTTGCAGGTGCTACCCACTTGGTTGAGGAAATGAAATTGGTACAATAGCCGATTATTGATTTTACCGCAAAAAGGGCCTTCTCTGACTGGGGAGGCCCTTTTTGTATAAGTACCCTTGGCTGAGATTCAAGGTCATTTGGGCGTGCCTTGGCGATCTGGTCATCCATACACGCCTAGCCAAAGAGTCGCCAAGTCGGGACCTTCCGGACTCGCTGTTCGCTCGGTCGGTGGACAGGTAATAGCGACCGGACCTTGTCTGGCCATCTGGTATCTTTTCTCGCCCCGATCAATATTTCCTCCACCGACTACTCCTTCAGTCCCCTCACGCCACACGTGCCAGCCGCACAATGGACAAGGAGTCAGCGCCTACAATCCTTTTTTGCTTGGAATTTGTGCGATTTCGAGAGTTTTGAGAGAACGTTTTTCATGCGGAATGACTAGTTTGATTTATGGCTCATTCATTCCCTTTTCTCCAAATCCTGACCTCTTGGGCTATGGCCCTCATGGTTTCCCTTCCTACTTGGATGCACGGGCAATCCCAGCCCAGCTTAAAGCTTGAAGATGTATTTGAAATCGAGTACGCCACCCATCCAACCTTTACCCCAGATGGACAGCAGATCATCTATCAGCGCAATTTCATGGACATCATGGAAGACCAGCGCCGCTCCAACCTTTGGATGGTTGACATTGCCGGTAAGCAACATCGGCCCCTGACCGATGGCCCATTCAATGATCATGGGGCTCAAATTTCACCAGACGGGAATCGCCTCCTGTTTATCTCCAACCGCAACGGCAGACCCCAGCTGTTCATCAAGTGGATGGATACGGGCCATATTTCCCAATTGGGCAGACTCACCCAAAGTCCCGCAAATGCTGTTTGGTCTCCAGATGGAAGCCAAATCGCCTTTACGATGCGCGTTCCAGAAGTGTATCACCCCTCGATCATTTTGCCGGGACGACCTGCAGGAGCCACCTGGGCAGCGACCCCGAGAGTGATCGATCGGACACTTTTCCGACGTGATGGAACAGGCATGCTTCCCAAAGGATTTGTTCATCTATTTGTCATGCCAGCCGAAGGGGGTACCCCAAGACAGGTCTCTTCGGGCAATTTCAATTTTGGAGCGCCTACATGGTCACCGGATGGCACTAAGCTGCTATTCTCCGGAAACTTGGGCAATGATCCCGATCATGACCCCATCGAGTCAGAAGCCTATGAGTTGGACCTTGCCTCGGGAGAAGTCAAGGCGTTGACAGATCAGAATGGCCCCAATGAGCAACCCAGATATTCGCCCGATGGCAAATCAGTTGCCTACATTGGCTTTGAGGACCAAAAGCTCGGCTATCAAAACAAGTACCTATTCCTGATAGGATCAGAAGGAACCCCGGAAAATATCACCCAAGACCTCGATAGAAGCATCAATTCCTATCGGTGGGCCAAGGACGGAAAAGGATGGTACATCAGCTATGATCACGAAGGTCGCACCCGAATCGATTTCGTTTCCAGGCAAGGCAAACGAAAGGTCATCATTGAAGATTTGGGGGGCACCTCGATTGGACGCCCCTACAGCGGAGGCTCGTTTACCCTCGGTCCTGACAACCAAATCGCCTATACTCAATCCCAACCCGATCATCCTGCTGATATTGGGTTTTGCGCGAGTGCTGATGCAGATCCTGTGAGACTCACATACCTCAATGCTGACCTTTTGAATTATCGCGAGACAGGTCTTGTGGAGGAGTTTTGGTACAACTCCAAGCACGATCAGCAGAAAATCCAAGGTTGGATTGTGACTCCACCAGGATTCGATCCCAGCAAAAAATATCCACTGCTCTTGGAGATTCATGGTGGGCCGTTCACCAATTATGGCAATCGTTTCTCTTTGGAGGCGCAATTGTATGCAGCAGCAGGATATGTCGTACTCTACACCAATCCACGTGGATCGACGAGCTACGGGGAGGAGTTTGCCAACCTCATCCACCACAACTACCCCAGCGAAGATTTTGACGATCTCATGTCCGGCGTGGATGTACTCATCGCAAGAGGGTATGTAGACGAGGATCGGTTGTTTGTCACCGGAGGAAGTGGTGGAGGAGTGCTGACAGCTTGGATTATCGGTAAAACAGATCGTTTCAAAGCTGCTGTCATCGCCAAACCCGTGATCAATTGGTTTTCATTTGCCTTGACCTCGGACATGTATCCCTATTTTGCGGGATACTGGTTTCCCGGATTTCCTTGGGAACATCCAGAGCATTACATGAAGCGATCTCCTATCTCGTTGGTGGGACAAGTTTCCACCCCAACGATGCTGATCACAGGAACCCACGACTTGCGCACGCCGATGTCGGAGAGCTACCAATATTATCAAGCACTTCAGCTTTTGAATGTTGAATCCGTATTGGTACAAGTTCCGGGGGCTGGCCACGGGATTGCCCATCGCCCGAGTCAGTTGATGGCCAAGGTTGCCTTTGTCATGTCTTGGTTCTCCCAACATGGCGGAGTGGAAACCCCCTAATAGACAGAGTGGCAGATGTTCGGCAAGAATAGCAGACGAGGTGCACTCGGCACCATTATTTCTCGGAGAATCATATACGTTGTGTCACGATTTAGAAACCTCTGGGGTCTTCCATCTGGAAACCCCTAGCCATTTTCACGTACACCGTTTCAAATAATCCGAGACATGGGTCAACAATCATTGAATCTACCAGAATATCGATCTCTGCTGATTCCCATTGCACGAAACTTGGTGGGAAATGTGGAGGATGCAGAAGATATCGTCCAAGAAGCTATGCTCAAATGGCTCTCTATGGAAAACCGCGATATCCAGCATGAGCGCGGGTATCTCGTCAAAACTGTTGTCAACAAAAGCCTCAATTTCATCCGAGACCGCAAGCGAGCGCTCTCCAAAAATCATGAATTGATCGAGGATGGGCAGTCTGTTGAAATGCCTACCTACATCGAAAAGGGATCTGACCTCTCTTTGGGGATGCTCATGCTCCTTGAAAAACTCAATGCGTCAGAACGAGCCGTTTTTTTGCTCAAGGAGATTTTTGGATACTCCCACAAGGAAATCGCCGAAATCCTCGGAATCTCAGAGGCCAACGCACGTCAAATCCTCAGTCGTGCCAAGCGACATCTCAATCGCGAGGAAAGCCGATACGAAGCTGATCCCGTCAAGCACATTCACCTGTATCAGAAATTCATCGATGTATGTCAGGGGGAAAACCTCAGCGAGCTGCTCGAAATCCTCAAAGAAGATATTCAGATCGACATCAGCCGTCCTGCTGCTCAACTACAACGAGTGGAAGGTGCGGTGCCTGTGGCAGAATATCTCATGGCATTTTACCGTAGCGGCATCACCTATGAATGGATGTGGCTGAAAGATCTTCCAGCTTTGGTAGCATGGCAAATGCGGAAACCCATCCGTGTGATCAAATTGGAAGGAAATGGCGAACAGATCAGCCAAGTCCTCATCGAAGAATTGACCGAGGAGCGTGAATTAATTGGCTACTGAGTCATCTTATGCTCCCATGCAGGAATCAACTGAAGGATTCGGTCGTAGTTCTCAGATCCTTCACTGATTCCCTGTTTTTCTAAATAAGTATCATAAATCTTCGCATAGAGCCAAGGGTACCATCCGGGGTATCTTCTGATGACCGCATTCACCGCATCTAAATCGGCCACCATTCCAGCTGGAAGTCCTTGCCTGAGCGCTTCGTAGACTTCCGGATTAGCCCCCATGTAGCTTCGAGCCAAATACCGGTAATACCCCATGGCGCCAGAGTATCGGATTGCAGGGTCAGGAGAATGTTGACATGCGAGATACCCCAGAAAATTGCAGGTTCCTTCATCGCCAAACCCATATCCGTGTGACATTTCATGAGCCATCGTAAATGGTAATGAGACTGGCGGAATGCACGCATCCACATGTCCTTCCATCACAAACGGAATGTAGATTCCAGATGCTCCCATTTGCATCAAAGCTCCCTGTGGCCACACTCGCTTGGCCCTCACTCTACCGACTGTTGGATATCCCATCTCCTCAAGGACTGCCTCCAAATGCACCCGAAGGTGTCCTTCCAAATCGGAAGGAAGGTGAGACATTTTGAGGGGCCCCTGGTTTTTGTCGGGGATAGATGCTTCCAGCGATGACGTCCGGGAGATTTGGCTAGAAAGCGTTTTTCCCAATTTCAATTCTGAGGCGATAGGAACCTTCAGTTGCAGCCATTGTTCGATGGGCATCCGAAAGTAATTGAACCCCCACAAAAAGTAGAATAGGGTAAATAACCCTGCAAAAAAGGTCGTAGTTCCCAGCAGCCATCTGGCGATTCGATTCTTGATTGGGAGCTTCTTGAAAGTTTGATTGGCACGAATAAATCTCCAAACCCACCAGCCAATAAGCCCCGGAACTGCCAAGTAAAGCCAAGGAAACGGAAGCCAACCTAGGGTATAATCCCAAACCAATCTTACTACCTGAAAGAATCCCTGTGCATACACCCATTCTGTAAAACCGGGATTGGAACCCGCTACCCATTTTAGTAACCAGGTCAAAAAACCAAGTC is a window from the Pontibacter sp. G13 genome containing:
- a CDS encoding DUF3810 domain-containing protein, producing MTSKKSRLISVDHRFVWIGLGFLTWLLKWVAGSNPGFTEWVYAQGFFQVVRLVWDYTLGWLPFPWLYLAVPGLIGWWVWRFIRANQTFKKLPIKNRIARWLLGTTTFFAGLFTLFYFLWGFNYFRMPIEQWLQLKVPIASELKLGKTLSSQISRTSSLEASIPDKNQGPLKMSHLPSDLEGHLRVHLEAVLEEMGYPTVGRVRAKRVWPQGALMQMGASGIYIPFVMEGHVDACIPPVSLPFTMAHEMSHGYGFGDEGTCNFLGYLACQHSPDPAIRYSGAMGYYRYLARSYMGANPEVYEALRQGLPAGMVADLDAVNAVIRRYPGWYPWLYAKIYDTYLEKQGISEGSENYDRILQLIPAWEHKMTQ
- a CDS encoding S46 family peptidase encodes the protein MKKRSFGLLLALTLLLRLPVLAGEGMWIPILLGANEAEMQSMGMKMSAEDIYSVNNSSLKDAIVKFGGGCTGEIISSEGLLLTNHHCGFGQIRNHSSVENDLLKNGFWAMNRSEELTNPGLTVTFIVKIEDVTARILDGMADDITEQQREAIITQRSEEVIAEMTEGTHYEAEVKPFYYGNEFYVIVKEIFKDVRLVGAPPSSIGKFGGETDNWVWPRHNADFSLFRVYTGPDGMPAEYAPENIPLKPRHFLPISMEGIQENDFTMVFGFPARTQEYLPSYAVDQIVNLEHPTRIKLRELRLDVFNREMRASDEIRIRYASKESGVSNGYKKWKGAIRGLKRDQALLKKENLEAEFITRVAGNPEWQAKYGSLLGDFEKAYGEIRDLEKQLIYFQEAGYSLETVPFTARAARVANAWTDDMSDEDKAAAIEELRKQGKRFFSTYYDVIDREVTEVLLRTYAEDIPEEQWPEVLSFIKSDMGGDFNAYATYLFENSAFVDSNRYYAMLDNFTPELVTNDPAYALMGSMYNKYFQLQPAYSTMDDQISKKQRLYMEALREVFPEKTFFPDANFTLRVAYGRAEGMTARDGVTYRFYTTLDGVMEKYKPGDYEFDLPQKLIDLHEARDYGPYAQDGELRVAFIASNHTSGGNSGSPVINGSGELVGLNFDRNWEGTMSDINYDVNQCRNISVDARYILFIIDKFAGATHLVEEMKLVQ
- a CDS encoding sigma-70 family RNA polymerase sigma factor, whose protein sequence is MGQQSLNLPEYRSLLIPIARNLVGNVEDAEDIVQEAMLKWLSMENRDIQHERGYLVKTVVNKSLNFIRDRKRALSKNHELIEDGQSVEMPTYIEKGSDLSLGMLMLLEKLNASERAVFLLKEIFGYSHKEIAEILGISEANARQILSRAKRHLNREESRYEADPVKHIHLYQKFIDVCQGENLSELLEILKEDIQIDISRPAAQLQRVEGAVPVAEYLMAFYRSGITYEWMWLKDLPALVAWQMRKPIRVIKLEGNGEQISQVLIEELTEERELIGY
- a CDS encoding S9 family peptidase — encoded protein: MAHSFPFLQILTSWAMALMVSLPTWMHGQSQPSLKLEDVFEIEYATHPTFTPDGQQIIYQRNFMDIMEDQRRSNLWMVDIAGKQHRPLTDGPFNDHGAQISPDGNRLLFISNRNGRPQLFIKWMDTGHISQLGRLTQSPANAVWSPDGSQIAFTMRVPEVYHPSIILPGRPAGATWAATPRVIDRTLFRRDGTGMLPKGFVHLFVMPAEGGTPRQVSSGNFNFGAPTWSPDGTKLLFSGNLGNDPDHDPIESEAYELDLASGEVKALTDQNGPNEQPRYSPDGKSVAYIGFEDQKLGYQNKYLFLIGSEGTPENITQDLDRSINSYRWAKDGKGWYISYDHEGRTRIDFVSRQGKRKVIIEDLGGTSIGRPYSGGSFTLGPDNQIAYTQSQPDHPADIGFCASADADPVRLTYLNADLLNYRETGLVEEFWYNSKHDQQKIQGWIVTPPGFDPSKKYPLLLEIHGGPFTNYGNRFSLEAQLYAAAGYVVLYTNPRGSTSYGEEFANLIHHNYPSEDFDDLMSGVDVLIARGYVDEDRLFVTGGSGGGVLTAWIIGKTDRFKAAVIAKPVINWFSFALTSDMYPYFAGYWFPGFPWEHPEHYMKRSPISLVGQVSTPTMLITGTHDLRTPMSESYQYYQALQLLNVESVLVQVPGAGHGIAHRPSQLMAKVAFVMSWFSQHGGVETP